The genomic region CATCGTCGTCATCCACCAGGAAAACCGCACGGCCTTCCACACGCGGGCCAGCGCGGTCTGCGAATAGGCGTCGATGCCGTGATCCGAACCGTCGCGGTAATGCTGGACGAGCCCGGAGAAGAGGTAATGGACGTCGCTTGCCGCAAGGTTCAGCCCCTTGGCGCCGGTCGGCGGCACGATATGGGCGGCGTCGCCGACAAGGAAGAGCCGGCCGAAGCGCATCGGCTCGGCGACGAAGGAGCGTAAAGGAGCGATCGATTTCTCGAAAGATGGCGCGGTTTTCAGTGCTTCGGCGTGATGCACCGGCAGGCGCCGTCTCAACTCGTCCCAGAAGCGGTCGTCGCTCCAGTCCTCGACCTTCTCGTCGAGCCCGCATTGGATGTAATAGCGGCTGCGCGTGGCCGAGCGCATCGAGCAGAGCGCGAAGCCCCTCGGGTGGTTGGCGTAGATCAGTTCGTGGCTGACGGGCGCCACATCGGCAAGCAGGCCCAGCCAGCCGAAGGGATAGACCTTCTCGAAACGCCTGATCGCCCGTTCGGGAACGGCCTTGCGGCTTGCCCCGTGAAAGCCGTCGCAGCCGGCGACGAAATCGCAATCAATGCGCCTGGCAGCGCCGTCTTTCATATAGGTGACGAAGGGAGAGCGGCCGTCGAAATCATGCGGCGTTACATCGGCGGCATCGTAGATCGACAGGGCGCCGCTTGCTTCGCGCCGCTCCATCAGATCGCGCGTCACCTCGGTCTGCCCGTAGACGGTGACGCGCCGGCCGCCGGTCAATTCATGCAGGTCGATGCGATGGTCGCGTCCGTCGAAGGCGAGCGAGAAGCCGTCGTGCGGCAGGCCTTCGGCATGCAGCCTCGCTCCAGCCCTGGCCGCATCCAGCAGTCCGACCGTGCCCTCTTCGAGAACGCCGGCGCGAACCCGGTCGAGGATGTAATCCTTGCTGACGCGATCAAGAATGACATTGTCGATGCCGGCTTCGGTCAGAAGCTGGCCGAGAAGCAAGCCGGATGGTCCCGAACCGATGATGGCGACCTGGGTTCGCAAAGGCTTCCTCCCTGACATTTTTGCGTTTTGTCAGATTCTGCCGCGCCGGCCGGATCGCCACAATGGACATTCCAGCCTAAAAATTGCACTAATCGAACATTGGCGCGGGAGGGAGCCGATGAGCAGGCACATACCGACCTACGAGCTCTACGGCGAAAACATCGGGCGATCGCCGGAATTCTGGTTGCATTGCGAAACAATTCGCTCCCGCAGCAGCCTGCATCAATGGGAAATCCGCCTCCACCGTCACGAGAGCTTCTTTCAGATATTGTACATCGAAGCCGGTTCGGGCGATGCAATCTTCGGCGAGAAGAGCTATGCCATCCGGCCGCCGGCGGTCATTACGGTTCCGCCCGGGCTCAATCACGGCTTTCGTTTCTCACGCGATATCGACGGTCTCGTCATCACCATATTGCGGTCCCATCTCAGCCATCCGCCCGGCGAGCGGAGCCATCTCGGCGAATGGCTGGCGACGCCGCATCTGACGCCGCTCGATCCCGATCATGCCGAGGCTGCCCATGTGATGCAGACGCTGCGGCGGCTGGGCGACGAATTCGAAAACCGCCGCAGTGGCCGCAACGAGGTCTTGGCAGCCTACGTCGCCCTGGCGCTGCGGCTGACGGCGCGGATTTCCCATGCGGGGAATGCGCGGGAGCTTTCGTCAAACGAAAACGAGCGACGGATGGAGATGCTGGGCGAACTCATTCAGCAGCATTTTCGATCCCATAAGCCCGCATCCTTCTATGCCAGGGAGCTCGGGCTTTCGCCGACGCATCTCACCCGGATCGTCCGGTCGATGACCGGCAGCACGCCGCATGAACTGATCGCCGGCAAGCTTGTCGAGGAGGCGAAGCGTCAGCTGGTCTTTACGCTCGGCAGCGTTCAGGAAATCGGCTTTCGGCTCGGCTTTGCCGATCCCGCCTACTTCTCGCGCTTCTTCCTCAAATATACGGGAGAAACACCGCGGGTCTGGCGCATGAAGGAGAAGAGCCGGCTCAAGGGTGTGTAGCAAGTCTCCAATCCATCACGCCGCCGGCCACCTCCAGTCGCGCACCTCCGGCATGTCCTCGCCGTGTTCCCTGACATAGTCGTGATGCTCGGCAAGCTTGCCGCGGAGGGCGGCGAGGGCTTCACCTGCCTTTTCCTTCAGGCCCGGGACGCGCTCGATGGCTTCGATGGCGAGATGGAAGCGGTCGAGTTCGTTGAGGACGGTCATGTCGAAGGGCGTCGTCGTCGTTCCCTCCTCGATGAAGCCGCGGACATGGATGTTTTCGTGGTTGGTGCGCTTATAGGTCAGGCGGTGGATGAGATAGGGATAGCCGTGATAGGCGAAAATGACCGGCTTATCCGATGTGAAGATCGCGTCGAAGGCCTCGTCGGAAAGGCCGTGCGGATGCTGGTCGCTGGATTGCAGCGCCAGCAGGTCGACGACGTTGACGGTGCGGATCTTCAGCTCGGGGATGGCCTTGCGTAAGAAATCGACGGCGGCGAGCGTCTCCATGGTCGGCACGTCGCCGGCGCAGGCCATGACGAGATCGGGTGAGATCGTGTCTTCCTCGTTGCTCGCCCAGTGCCAGATGCCGATCCCGGCTTCGCAGTGTTTTACCGCCTCGTCCATCGACAGCCATTGCGGCTCCGGCTGCTTGCCGGCGACGATGACGTTGATGCGGTCATAGGTGCGCAGGCAATGATCGCCGACCCAGAGCAGGGTATTGGCATCCGGCGGCAGGTAGATGCGGACGATATCGGCCTTCTTGTTGGCGACGAGATCGACAAAACCGGGGTCCTGATGGCTGAAGCCGTTATGGTCCTGGCGCCAGACATGCGAGGTCAGCAGATAGTTCAGCGATGAGATCGGCTTTCGCCATTCGAGCTCGCGCGTCACCTTCAGCCATTTGGCGTGCTGGTTGAACATGGAATCGATGATGTGGATGAAGGCCTCATAGCAGGAGAAGAGACCGTGGCGGCCGGTCAGGAGGTAGCCTTCCAGCCAGCCCTGGCAGAGATGTTCGGAGAGCACTTCCATGACGCGTCCGTCGCGCGAGAGGTGGATATCATAGGGCTCGATATCCTCCATCCAGACACGGTCGGTGACCTCGAAGACGCTGCCGAGACGGTTCGATTCCGTCTCGTCGGGGCCGAAGATCCGGAAGTTGGCGGTCTCCGCGTTGCGCTTCATCGTGTCGCGCAGGTAGCGGCCGAGGATTTCCGTCGACTGGACCATGGCGCTGCCGCGCTTGCCGATATTAACGGCGTAGTCCCGGATATCGGGAACGACCAATTCCTTGCGCAGCAAGCCGCCATTGGCGTGCGGATTGGCGCCCATGCGGCGTTTGCCGGCGGGTGCCAGCGCCCGGAGCTCCGGTTTCAACCGGCCATCGGCGCCGAACAGATCTTCCGGATCATAGCTGCGCATCCAGTCTTCGAGGATCTTGCGATGGCCCTCATTCTCGCGGCAGTTGGAAACCGGCACCTGGTGGGCGCGCCAGAAGCCTTCCACCTTCTTGCCGTCGACCTCCTTCGGGCCGGTCCAGCCCTTGGGGCTGCGCAGCACGATCATCGGCCAGCGTGGGCAGCCGTCCAGAGCGTTGCCGTTACGAGCCTGCCTCTGAATCTCGCGAATGCGGTCGAAGACCTGCTCCAGCGTCGCGGCCATCTGCTGATGCATGTCGCCCGGTTCATGGCCCTCGACGAAGAAGGGCTGGTAGCCGTAGCCTTCGAAGAGACGGCGGAGATCATCGCCATCGGTCCGGCCGAGAATGGTCGGGTTGGCGATCTTGTAGCCGTTCAGATGCAGGATCGGCAGCACGGCGCCGTCACGAGCGGGATTGAGGAATTTGTTGGAATGCCAACTCGCGGCCAGCGGCCCGGTCTCGGCCTCGCCGTCGCCGACGACGCAGGCGACGATCAGATCGGGATTGTCGAAAGCGGCGCCATAGGCATGAACGAGGGCGTAGCCGAGTTCACCGCCCTCGTGGATGGAACCGGGTGTTTCGGGCGCTGCATGGCTCGGGATGCCGCCGGGGAAGGAGAATTGCCGGAAGAGCTTGCGCATGCCTTCGGCATCCTCGGAAATGTCGGGATAGATCTCGCTGTAGCTGCCTTCAAGATAGGTATTGGCGACCATGCCCGGGCCGCCGTGGCCGGGGCCGCATATATAGATGACGTCGAGGTTGCGGGCGCGGATCATGCGGTTCAGATGTGCATAGATGAAGTTGAGGCCTGGTGTCGTGCCCCAGTGGCCGAGCAGGCGGGG from Rhizobium sp. BT03 harbors:
- the pobA gene encoding 4-hydroxybenzoate 3-monooxygenase, producing MRTQVAIIGSGPSGLLLGQLLTEAGIDNVILDRVSKDYILDRVRAGVLEEGTVGLLDAARAGARLHAEGLPHDGFSLAFDGRDHRIDLHELTGGRRVTVYGQTEVTRDLMERREASGALSIYDAADVTPHDFDGRSPFVTYMKDGAARRIDCDFVAGCDGFHGASRKAVPERAIRRFEKVYPFGWLGLLADVAPVSHELIYANHPRGFALCSMRSATRSRYYIQCGLDEKVEDWSDDRFWDELRRRLPVHHAEALKTAPSFEKSIAPLRSFVAEPMRFGRLFLVGDAAHIVPPTGAKGLNLAASDVHYLFSGLVQHYRDGSDHGIDAYSQTALARVWKAVRFSWWMTTMMHRFPDTGDFDQKIQEAELDYLTHSRAASTALAENYVGLPF
- a CDS encoding helix-turn-helix domain-containing protein; the encoded protein is MSRHIPTYELYGENIGRSPEFWLHCETIRSRSSLHQWEIRLHRHESFFQILYIEAGSGDAIFGEKSYAIRPPAVITVPPGLNHGFRFSRDIDGLVITILRSHLSHPPGERSHLGEWLATPHLTPLDPDHAEAAHVMQTLRRLGDEFENRRSGRNEVLAAYVALALRLTARISHAGNARELSSNENERRMEMLGELIQQHFRSHKPASFYARELGLSPTHLTRIVRSMTGSTPHELIAGKLVEEAKRQLVFTLGSVQEIGFRLGFADPAYFSRFFLKYTGETPRVWRMKEKSRLKGV
- a CDS encoding phosphoketolase, with the protein product MEKHVSTTALTDAELTLTDRYWRAANYLSVGQIYLLANPLLREPLKPEHIKPRLLGHWGTTPGLNFIYAHLNRMIRARNLDVIYICGPGHGGPGMVANTYLEGSYSEIYPDISEDAEGMRKLFRQFSFPGGIPSHAAPETPGSIHEGGELGYALVHAYGAAFDNPDLIVACVVGDGEAETGPLAASWHSNKFLNPARDGAVLPILHLNGYKIANPTILGRTDGDDLRRLFEGYGYQPFFVEGHEPGDMHQQMAATLEQVFDRIREIQRQARNGNALDGCPRWPMIVLRSPKGWTGPKEVDGKKVEGFWRAHQVPVSNCRENEGHRKILEDWMRSYDPEDLFGADGRLKPELRALAPAGKRRMGANPHANGGLLRKELVVPDIRDYAVNIGKRGSAMVQSTEILGRYLRDTMKRNAETANFRIFGPDETESNRLGSVFEVTDRVWMEDIEPYDIHLSRDGRVMEVLSEHLCQGWLEGYLLTGRHGLFSCYEAFIHIIDSMFNQHAKWLKVTRELEWRKPISSLNYLLTSHVWRQDHNGFSHQDPGFVDLVANKKADIVRIYLPPDANTLLWVGDHCLRTYDRINVIVAGKQPEPQWLSMDEAVKHCEAGIGIWHWASNEEDTISPDLVMACAGDVPTMETLAAVDFLRKAIPELKIRTVNVVDLLALQSSDQHPHGLSDEAFDAIFTSDKPVIFAYHGYPYLIHRLTYKRTNHENIHVRGFIEEGTTTTPFDMTVLNELDRFHLAIEAIERVPGLKEKAGEALAALRGKLAEHHDYVREHGEDMPEVRDWRWPAA